TAATCACGAGAGTAGGAATGCCGGTTGCTGCGGAGAGAGCTTCTCCATCCACAGACCAGGGCAGGTTGGTCATGACGCACTTGTTATTGGCAACAGGACCTGCAGCGCTAATGCAAATGTGGGTAGGCTTCAAGTCTGCACGAGCTTCGGCAGCAATCTTCAAAGTTTCACGAATGGGAGCATCCAGACCGTCAATATCCTTGGAGGGGCAGACCGTTTCCAGAATCAGGGTGAACTTGCCATCCTTATAGCCTACGATACCCAGATTGGTGTTGGTACCACCGATATCGCCAGCGAGAACGAGGCGGTCAAACTTTGCGTCGGGATTTTTCCACTTAATTTCCATAATAATGCTCCAGATTATATAAAATCTTTAGATAAAAACTTGCAGCTTGTAATCTAGTATAAGAAAAGGGATTCCGTATTCGGGAATCCCTATTTTTTCATAAAAATGCGTTGTTAAATAGCAATTTTTGAATTATTGAGCATTCTTGATGCAGCGAAGGGACCAGCCACCATGCTTTACGGAAGCGACGCTCGAGTAATACTTAAGAGTTTTACGATTATAATCATGATCCGCCGCATACACAAAGGCGTTACTTTCACCAGTCTCATTGACGCTCCAGAATCGGGTATCATGGGTAAAGTCCAAGAAGAGCGAACCTACGATAACGCCATCATTTCTCACGCTTATGTAATGCCAGCCCACAGGAAGGGCGTTGAATCCAACCGTATTCCTGCCCTTGGGCACCATCACCTTTTCGCCATCAACTTCCTCATATCCATCAGCCCACAGACTATCGGACTTCAGATGCACATCCAGGGAGTAGGCGGAATCAGGATCCACCACCGTGTAGATATAATCTTCTAGGGCATACCACTCCTTATGATTGGGAACATGCCAGCCATTGGGACATGCGCCCTGGTAATCCTTGGTGGTATCCACGACAGCGGTGGTTCTAATATAGTTGTACTCGTTTGGAATGTTCATGGCTCCGGCCCACCGATAATAACGGCCGTACTTTTCGCAATCACCCAAGGTATTCTCCGTAGAGGAAGCCACATGACCGCCGGCACACCAGCTGCTGTCCACCTTGTAATTCAAGTTCTGGGCCATCCATACCTGATTGCCAATCCTTACACTGCGATAATACTGATCATCACGTTCATCTACAAAGTATTCGTATCGACGATTGCCTAGCTGAACGTATCGTTCATGCGGTTTATTCTTATAACAGATGCTCTTGGTAGAATCAAAAACCGTTCCGCCACAGCCCACGACTTCGATGTCGTTTACGCAGACCACGCTGTCGGTGTTATAGGTTTTACCCTTGCACAAGGGGTAAGCCTTTCCCTGGTAACAGAACTGTTTCGTACTATCAAAGTCCACATCACCACAAGAAGGAATCACATTACCCTGGGCATCGAGAGTATCGTGAATCGTATCTCGTTCAATTTTCAGAACAGTGTCACGGACCACGACCGTGTCGGCTTTGAGAATCACCGTATCCTTCTTGGTCACCACAACGGAATCGCCATTTTTATAGATGGTGTCGACGACATAAACCGTATCTACAACACTTTTAGAATCCCGGACGCCGGACGCGCTGGTGGAATCTTCGCAGGCTAAAAAGAACATGGCTAGCAGGGAAGCCACGTAAATAAGAGGAATTCGAGCAGACCACATAATTTTCTCCTTTGCGCAAAAATAGTTTTCCAGGGGAGGGAATCCAATGGCAAACAAAAAGATTTGACAAAATGAGGGATAAAAACGATAATCTAAAAGAACAAATCTCCTTTTTAAAAATATATTGCCACTATGCTTCACTTAAAGTTCGCTCTGAATCTTGAAAGCCTTGCCGATCACTTGATGGCAACCGTTAAAGCCGCATGGAAAAATCCCTTTGTGGCCCCCATCATTGTCTTTCCTGACCCTAAAATGGAACAATGGTTCCGCCTGCGCTGGGTTCAAAAGCAGGGAACTTTAGCCAACTTTAATTCCATGATGATCGACCGATTCCTCATGGAAATTCTAGTCGGTGACGATATTACCAAGCAGAAGCTGAACAGCGATGTGCTGCAGAGCGTGATTCTCGCCTACCTTTACGAAACGGACGAAAATGCCCAGCCCAATTACAAGAGCCTGGGTGATGAAGTGGTCCGCTATTTGGAAGTGGATGGCAAACTAGACGAAAACCACATTTTCGATTTATCATTGAGAATGGCCTCCATGTTCCTGGAATACGAGACTTCCAGGCCTGCTGGGTTTGTACTGACTCGCGGAGGCAAGTGCGACGAAAACGGTAAGGCTCTAGGCATTCTGGATTGCTGGAAGCAGGGTGATCTAAAGGACTTCTTTGATGGCAGTCCTCGTGAAGAGTGGCAGCGAAAGCTCTATTCCAAGATTTTCCATCAGGATGGGAAAAAGCCCTCCTTGCTGACCCGCGCCTTTGACGCCATGAACGCCCGCAAGAATGCCGGCATGGAAGGCCCTGTAAATGTCAATTACTTGACCATTCCCTTCCTGTACAAGACCTGCGAAAAATTCCACTGCGAAAGTTTTACGGACGGCGATAACGTTCTCCCTGTATTTATTTTCGGTCTGAGCGGTATGGGTCAGTTCTATCGCGTGATCCTGCAAAAGTTTGCAGAAGAACATGACATTTACGCCTTCATCCAGAACCCCTGTATGGACTTCTGGGAAGACGTGGCGGCACCAGGCAAATACCACCATTGGGAAAAATCCGGCAACCGCTGGACCAGTGGCGGTAACGACCTGCCCGAAGATCTAAAGAAACGTCTTCACGTTTCTGTTTCCGACGCGTCTCCGGATGAATTGGAAAACAGCGCTCAAGTGGAAGAAGGCGTAGATTCCGAGAATGAAAACGCATTGCTCTGCAATTGGGGACGTTCCGGTCGCGACAATATTAAACTGTGGTGTCAAGCAGCCAATTACGATTTTGAATTTGAAGACGGATTGGGGACATCTGGCGAGAACTGCGCCGACGAAAACAGCGCCGGTCTTTTGAAACAAGTACAGTCCATGATTGCCCAGCGTAAAAACAGCAGTCAGGATTTGCTGGAGTATTTCGAGGCTGACGCAGGCAAGAGCCGCGGTGGGTTCGCCGAGGACGCAACATTCTCCTTGACCTCCGCGCCCACCCGCGAAAGAGAAATCCAGGTGTTGCATTCCCGCATTTGCAAGTTGCTGAGTGAACGAGATGCCGACGGGAAGCCCGTCAACCGCATTAGCGATATTATGGTGTTCTCTCCTGATTTGGACAGTTACCGCACCGCCATCTACCAGGCGTTCGACCAGACGTCAAAAGATGGTCTCCATATTCCCTTCTCCATCGTAGACTCCCCTGCCCGCGCCTCCTTGACAGCAAATGCATTGGCGGTTCTCTGCGGTCTCTTGGATCCGGAAATTCAGACCATCAACAGGCCCGCATTCTTTAGCCTGATGAGAAATCCCGTGGTGCAGCACACCCGCGGTATTACCGACGAAGATGTGGAAGCTTGGGAAGGCTGGATCGAAAACATCCACATGTATCGCGACCGCAATGAAAAGCAGGGCGACTGGAAGAATGGTCTTCGCAGACTTTTGCTGTCCAAATTTACGGATGAGGACTTCCCCAACGGTTCTATGCAATGCGAGGAACTTCGTCCCTACTCCGATATCGCCAGCAGCAACAACAAGAGTCTCTGCAAGTTCGCTGATACCATTGACGAACTGGACCAGTGGATTGATTTCGCAAAGACTCACAAGGCCGTGACGCCGGAATTGATGGACGAAGTCATCGATAAGCTTTCCAACTGGATTTCCATGCCGTTCGCTCCCGACGGATTCGCTGGCGAAACCATCGTCTACAAGCAGATCAGTACCGGCTTTGAAATTCTGAAGCATCAGTTTGACGCAGGCCGTAAGGAAATTTCCTGGCCCTGCATTATCCAGACTTTGAACTGCGCCGCCGAAAGTACGGAATACAGCTGCGGGAACCTTTTTGTGAACGGCGTTACTTTTGCGAAGTTCATTCCCAACCGCATTATCCCAGTAAAGCATGTTTTCTTTATCGGTGCAAGTTCTGGCGCATTCCCGGGGAACAATCCCAAGAGCACCTTGGACCTTCGCAACAATGTGGTGGCCTGGCCCGGCGATGACACACCCGTAGCCAAGAAGCGTTATGCGTTCCTGTGCCAGCTGATGAGTACTTCCAGTAGTTTCCACCTAAGCTACGTGAACAAGAACATCGCTAAGGACGAAGACCTGTACGCCTCTTCCATCATTAGCGACATCCGAAATTTCTTGAAGAACGCCATTAAGAAATCCGCCAAGGAGAAATATGGCGACGGAGCCGAAACTTGGATTGAAGAAAACAAGAACGCCATCAAGAATATTTGGCCCGAAACAGAAACTCCCCTGGATGAAAAGCGACCCTACAGCGAACTGTTCACTCCCAAGGAATGGCGTAACCGCGCTACTTACGACGGCATGGTGAATCCCGCCGACAATGCAGAAGAAGCCCGTAAGCGCACCCGTTTCCACTGGCAATGGGAAGACCTGGGTGATAAAAATACCATCAAGAATCCAGAACGCGTAAGTTTCCGAGAAATCCAGAAGTTCCTGGAAGATCCCTTCCAGTTCCGCATTACAAGAATGCTGGACACTAACGAACGTGAAGACGATGTGGATCCAGAATCAGAATACTTCGAACCTGTGGATTTTAACAACCTGGGCAACAGCGTGCTAGTCAACGCCATGGTAACCGCAGCCGTTACAGGCAACAAGGACGACAAGGACAAACTGGTCCACGACCTGAAACTGAACGGCGAACTGCCTGACAACAAGTACGGAAACAAACTTCTGGATAGTTGTGAACACAAGTGTAATCGGGTTATTGGCCAGATGGAATCTACAGAAGGAGACGCTCCCGCCAAGGCGTCTGATTCCTGGAGTAATAAAGAAAAACTGGAGCTTGTCATCCTGCAGAATATCAATGGTCAGGATATCCGTTGGGTACTTTCGGGAACTCTTCCCTGGTGCAACGCAGATCGAAACCATCTTGTGTCCATCACGTCCACCAAGCCCAAGTCTCCCACCAAGACGCCCAACTTCAAACAGAGCAAGTATTTGAACACTTACGTAGCGGCCCTTGCCCTCATCGCACAAAAGAAGAGCGATGCGGAGGAAACCATCAAGATTTCTATTTACAGTTCCGATCTGGAAGCAGTGAAACCTGCAGAAGCAAGTGTTTCCATGTCTTCCTCCGAGGCAGTGGAGTTGCTGAAGGAAATCTACAGCACCGCATTTGTGGAACAGTATTCCAAGGCAGCCCCCGCAGATTTGCTAGGCAACGAATACAGTAACTTTGGTGACTACGCCAAGGATCTTTCTGACGTCTGGAAATTCTTCGGAAAGCGCAACATGTTCGACAAGCGAAAAGACGTGGGCTTCACTCCCCTAGAAACCTTCCCCAGCGAATGGAATGAAGCCAGGGAACATCAGCAATCACTCATCAAGTTGAACGTGGTTTGCTAAGGGAGGGGAATATGAATTTTGATAGTCTGAACATCGGTTCCAACAACAGTTTCGATCCGTCCAAGAGCCTCTGCATCGAGGCCTCCGCAGGAACGGGCAAGACATACACCATCCAGCAGATTGTGGCACGTCTCATTAACGACGGCACACCGCTGAGCAAGATTCTCATTGTCACCTACACGGAAAAGGCCGCTGGTGAATTGAAGGATCGTATCCGCAAAAAAATTGAGGAAGTTCTCGACACCCAAAGATTGAATAAGGACAACAAGGACGATCCTGATTTCAACAAGGTGAAGGACATCCAGCT
This genomic interval from Fibrobacter sp. UWEL contains the following:
- a CDS encoding exodeoxyribonuclease V subunit gamma; this encodes MLHLKFALNLESLADHLMATVKAAWKNPFVAPIIVFPDPKMEQWFRLRWVQKQGTLANFNSMMIDRFLMEILVGDDITKQKLNSDVLQSVILAYLYETDENAQPNYKSLGDEVVRYLEVDGKLDENHIFDLSLRMASMFLEYETSRPAGFVLTRGGKCDENGKALGILDCWKQGDLKDFFDGSPREEWQRKLYSKIFHQDGKKPSLLTRAFDAMNARKNAGMEGPVNVNYLTIPFLYKTCEKFHCESFTDGDNVLPVFIFGLSGMGQFYRVILQKFAEEHDIYAFIQNPCMDFWEDVAAPGKYHHWEKSGNRWTSGGNDLPEDLKKRLHVSVSDASPDELENSAQVEEGVDSENENALLCNWGRSGRDNIKLWCQAANYDFEFEDGLGTSGENCADENSAGLLKQVQSMIAQRKNSSQDLLEYFEADAGKSRGGFAEDATFSLTSAPTREREIQVLHSRICKLLSERDADGKPVNRISDIMVFSPDLDSYRTAIYQAFDQTSKDGLHIPFSIVDSPARASLTANALAVLCGLLDPEIQTINRPAFFSLMRNPVVQHTRGITDEDVEAWEGWIENIHMYRDRNEKQGDWKNGLRRLLLSKFTDEDFPNGSMQCEELRPYSDIASSNNKSLCKFADTIDELDQWIDFAKTHKAVTPELMDEVIDKLSNWISMPFAPDGFAGETIVYKQISTGFEILKHQFDAGRKEISWPCIIQTLNCAAESTEYSCGNLFVNGVTFAKFIPNRIIPVKHVFFIGASSGAFPGNNPKSTLDLRNNVVAWPGDDTPVAKKRYAFLCQLMSTSSSFHLSYVNKNIAKDEDLYASSIISDIRNFLKNAIKKSAKEKYGDGAETWIEENKNAIKNIWPETETPLDEKRPYSELFTPKEWRNRATYDGMVNPADNAEEARKRTRFHWQWEDLGDKNTIKNPERVSFREIQKFLEDPFQFRITRMLDTNEREDDVDPESEYFEPVDFNNLGNSVLVNAMVTAAVTGNKDDKDKLVHDLKLNGELPDNKYGNKLLDSCEHKCNRVIGQMESTEGDAPAKASDSWSNKEKLELVILQNINGQDIRWVLSGTLPWCNADRNHLVSITSTKPKSPTKTPNFKQSKYLNTYVAALALIAQKKSDAEETIKISIYSSDLEAVKPAEASVSMSSSEAVELLKEIYSTAFVEQYSKAAPADLLGNEYSNFGDYAKDLSDVWKFFGKRNMFDKRKDVGFTPLETFPSEWNEAREHQQSLIKLNVVC
- a CDS encoding FISUMP domain-containing protein; the protein is MWSARIPLIYVASLLAMFFLACEDSTSASGVRDSKSVVDTVYVVDTIYKNGDSVVVTKKDTVILKADTVVVRDTVLKIERDTIHDTLDAQGNVIPSCGDVDFDSTKQFCYQGKAYPLCKGKTYNTDSVVCVNDIEVVGCGGTVFDSTKSICYKNKPHERYVQLGNRRYEYFVDERDDQYYRSVRIGNQVWMAQNLNYKVDSSWCAGGHVASSTENTLGDCEKYGRYYRWAGAMNIPNEYNYIRTTAVVDTTKDYQGACPNGWHVPNHKEWYALEDYIYTVVDPDSAYSLDVHLKSDSLWADGYEEVDGEKVMVPKGRNTVGFNALPVGWHYISVRNDGVIVGSLFLDFTHDTRFWSVNETGESNAFVYAADHDYNRKTLKYYSSVASVKHGGWSLRCIKNAQ